The following are encoded together in the Macadamia integrifolia cultivar HAES 741 unplaced genomic scaffold, SCU_Mint_v3 scaffold953, whole genome shotgun sequence genome:
- the LOC122070608 gene encoding 4-coumarate--CoA ligase-like 6 yields MATIAETTQTQRGSHDTSNLTRISNCDWFNPETGIYSSKQKLIQLPTYPYLDVVSLIFSHKHNGVTALIDSSSGFTIPYSKLPQMVKSMASGLYEIGISQGDIVSILLPNTIYFPIIYLGILSIGAIATATNPLSSLPEIEKQVIQCRTSFVFTTVGKVKEIEKMGVGVIAVPENVDSFTNSPEFSCFNKLLSSDPNLAPKPIINQEDTAAILFSSGTSGPSKGVVMTHGNLIASVELFVRFEASQYNYPASENVYLATLPLFHVYGLSLLATGLLSLGTKVVVMRKFSEDEMVRAIDKYRVTHIPAVPPIVMSLLRIKKSGHKFPSLKQVSSGAAPASKPLLEEFLRNFPSVDFIQGYGMTETTAVGTRGFNKDTIKYTSIGLLAPNMQAKVINPISGFSMPPGKSGELWLRGPGIMKGYLKNEDATKSTIDKDGWLHTGDITYFDQDGYIYVVDRLKEIIKYKGFQIAPADLESVLISHPDILDAAVTGAVDEIAGEIPIAFVVKMPGSSLSEADVMTHVAGKVAPYKKVRKVIFTRSIPRSPAGKILRRLLKETLMSRI; encoded by the exons ATGGCTACAATAGCTGAAACTACCCAAACCCAAAGAGGAAGCCATGATACCAGCAACCTCACAAGAATCTCCAACTGTGATTGGTTTAATCCAGAGACAGGAATCTATAGCAGCAAGCAAAAACTGATTCAGCTCCCCACATATCCATATCTTGATGTTGTCTCCTTGATCTTCTCACACAAACACAATGGGGTTACAGCCCTTATTGATTCTTCATCAGGGTTCACAATCCCCTACTCAAAACTTCCTCAGATGGTAAAATCTATGGCATCTGGCCTATATGAAATTGGGATTTCTCAAGGGGATATAGTTTCAATTCTATTACCTAATACAATTTACTTCCCTATCATATACTTGGGTATATTGTCCATTGGTGCCATTGCAACTGCCACTAATCCTCTCAGTAGTCTCCCTGAGATAGAGAAACAGGTGATTCAATGCAGAACAAGTTTTGTGTTTACCACTGTAGGTAAGGTCAAGGAAATTGAGAAAATGGGTGTTGGGGTTATTGCAGTGCCTGAGAATGTAGATTCATTTACAAACTCCCCTGAGTTTTCCTGTTTTAACAAGCTTCTTTCGAGTGATCCGAATTTGGCACCGAAGCCTATAATCAATCAGGAAGATACAGCAGCTATCCTCTTCTCTTCCGGTACTTCTGGTCCCAGTAAAGGGGTTGTTATGACACATGGGAATCTGATAGCATCAGTTGAGCTTTTTGTTAGATTTGAAGCTTCTCAGTATAATTACCCAGCTTCAGAGAATGTTTACTTGGCCACTCTTCCATTGTTTCATGTATATGGCCTTTCCCTGCTCGCAACCGGATTATTATCATTAGGAACGAAAGTTGTGGTGATGAGAAAGTTCAGCGAAGACGAAATGGTGAGAGCCATTGATAAATACAGAGTCACACATATACCTGCTGTTCCACCAATAGTGATGTCTCTGTTGAGAATAAAGAAGAGTGGCCATAAATTTCCAAGCTTGAAACAAGTCTCATCTGGTGCAGCACCGGCAAGCAAACCTCTCCTCGAAGAATTCCTTAGGAATTTCCCTAGTGTTGATTTTATTCAG GGTTATGGCATGACCGAGACAACTGCAGTAGGTACCCGAGGCTTCAACAAAGACACAATTAAGTATACTTCAATTGGACTATTGGCTCCTAACATGCAAGCTAAAGTGATAAATCCAATCTCTGGTTTCTCTATGCCTCCTGGAAAAAGTGGTGAGCTATGGCTTCGCGGACCTGGTATTATGAAAG GATACTTAAAAAATGAAGATGCAACAAAATCTACAATTGATAAGGATGGTTGGCTACATACTGGTGACATTACCTACTTTGATCAAGATGGATACATTTATGTTGTTGATCGTTTGAAGGAGATAATCAAATACAAAGGGTTTCAG ATTGCTCCTGCTGATCTAGAATCTGTGTTGATTTCCCATCCAGATATACTTGATGCTGCTGTAACAGG TGCCGTTGATGAAATAGCCGGGGAAATACCAATTGCATTTGTTGTAAAGATGCCAGGAAGTTCACTTTCTGAAGCTGATGTGATGACTCACGTCGCTGGAAAG gttgCCCCATACAAGAAGGTAAGGAAGGTGATCTTCACAAGATCCATTCCCAGGTCCCCTGCAGGGAAGATTCttagaagactactgaaggagacCTTGATGTCCAGAATTTAA